The stretch of DNA CCCGGCATGGCTCTGCCAAACGCGATAAAGCCGCCTACGAGGCGATGGTATATGAAATCCGGAAGCACCTGGCTCAGCTCCACTGATGTAATGCCGGGTTTGTAGGAGGTGCAAGGCAGGTCGGAGGAAAGTCGTCCAGCTACAAAATCGCTTAGCCGCTGTGCCGGCACGCGCTGTGTTTTTCCTGCTGCCTGCCAGCACTTATGCTCTACAGCTTTTTGAAATTCCATAGCCGCAAGGGGGCCGTATGACTGAAATTGTCGGAAGTCAGACAGCCGAAGTTCTACAACCACCCCGGAATTGGCATAGGGCTGATTGCGCCTCGATGGGGACCACCCGTTTGTAACCACTTCTTCGGGAGCAGTGGCACAAGGAGCTATGACCCCTCCCGGACACATACAGAAAGAGTACACTCCGCGCCCTTTAATCTGTTTGACAATGCGGTAAGAAGCCGGAGGCAGATCACTATTTCTCTGGCATTTGTATTGAATGCGATCAATGAGAGTCTGAGGATGTTCCACCCGCACACCCAGGGCAAATGGCTTGGGTTCAATAGCTATACGGTTTTGATGCAGCAGCCTGAAGATGTCTCGGGCCGAATGGCCGGTAGCAAGGATTATTCTGGAGGCTCTGAATGTATCTCCCTGCAGGGTGCGTACTCCATGGATGGATGCCCCATTGAGGATAAATGCATGCACCCTCCTGTTGAAATGGATCTCCCCGCCATGGCCAATAATAAAGTTGCGTATATTTTCTATGATTGCCGGAAGTTTGTTGGTGCCGATATGCGGATGGGCATCCACAAGTATAGATTCCGGAGCGCCAAAGGCTACCAGCATCCGCAGCAGACTGTACACATCTCCTCGTTTGGTGGAGCGGGTATACAGCTTGCCGTCAGAATACGTGCCTGCACCGCCTTCCCCGAAGCAATAATTGGAGTCTTCATGTACAAGGTGTTTCAGATTCAGTGCCTTGAGGTCTCTTCTGCGTGCCCTGACGTCTTTCCCTCGCTCTAGGATAACTGGCTTACGTCCATTTTTAATACATTGCAGCGCTGCAAATAATCCTGCCGGTCCGGCTCCGATAATTAACACTTCTTCTTTCCGCGATACATCCGGATAATCCGGCAGGGAAGGAGCGATTTTCTCAAAGTCTTCCTGCACATACACCCTGACCTTCAGGTGAAGGCGTACCTTGCCCTTGCGGGCATCCCAAGAGCGTCTTACCACTTCCACATGGCGGATGTCCTTTTCAGGGATGCCGCTATGGCGTGCGCAGGCCTTGAGCAGACCTTCTGCGGTGGCTGCCATTTCGGGATCAACACGGATATCAAGCTCTTTTTTCAAATTTCGAAGAATTAATGCTTTGTTTATGGGCCAGGACAGAGATGCAGGTATAATTATTCATTACTACATACCCGCATCCTGAATGTTTTCAAGAGGGCTGTGTTTGCGGATGCTTTTACTGATCGTGATTGCCGCATTCAGCTCAAAGCCAATAAGCAGGGCAAAGGAGTTCAGATATATAAATATCTGCAGGGCTATGATAGCTCCAATGGATCCATAGATACGGTTATACTGACCAAAGTTGTTTACGAAATAAGAAAATCCCAGCGACACAAAAATAACAAGCAGCGTAGCTACTGTAGAGCCGGGAGAGATGAACCGGAATTTCTTCTTCACGGCAGGGCCGTAATAATAAATCAACGAAATGGAAACAAACAATAACAACAGAATCACTACCCACTTCAGTGTGCTGAACAGCAGATAGTTAAAGGGCGTAAGGATGTCAAACGTTTGCAGGAGCAATCGCAGCAGGCGATTCCCGGCAACGATGGCACCCATGGAAATCATCAGAACGAAAATCAGAACCAAAGTGAGCTTAAACGCCACCCATCTTTTTTTCAGTCCGCTGCGCTTGATAAAGGTAGCATACGACTTGTCGAAAGATTCCATGACGGCCATCATCCCGTTGGTGGCAAGAAACAATGAGGTAAATAAACTGATGGACAAAAGCTCCCCCCGTTGCTGACTGATGACTCCCATCAGGGTGTTTTCCAGCATGCGAAAGGCCTCCGCAGGCAGCATCTCGCTAATCAGGTTAATAAGATTGGCCTGCAGGTTAGGCACCGGAATGTACGGGATTAATGTGAACAAAAACAACAGCCCTGGAAACAGTGCCATAAAGAAGGTAAAGGCAATGCTTTTGGCCCGCACAGAGATAACATCTCTTTTGATCTCATTTCTGAAAAAAACAAGCACATCGTACAACGGAAGATTATCAAAACCAGGTAGGGAGACTTTTTTAAGCAGCAAAATGAGGTTTCTCACTCCGGGATAGTGTGTAAGCGGTTTAATCTTCCGGTTCATTGCCTGGTTCCCCAAAAAATAAAACTACGGGATATATTTAACCCACCATAGAATTTTTGCTGCTTCAAAATTACTGTATGGCAGGACGACCGTGGCCAAAGGCACATGCAGGGAACGCTATGCCAGAGAATCAAGTAACCGTTCGGACAGGTTTATCGTATAACAAAACCGGCATTCAGGCCAATGAGACACATTCTGATCATAACCGAAGCTATTGGTATAGCCTGTTTGTGTATATGCCTTCAGGCGAAGGCACAGCAACAAAAATATGTCCTTACAGACAAGTATTTATCCAAAAAAGCCGAAATCGCCCCCAATCAGTATGCCCGCCTGCATTTTAAAAACATCAACTCCGTAACGTATTATTATAATGAATCTTTGCGCAAGCAGATCCTGAAGGCAAAGAAAAATGAGGATTATGACAGGCTGCTGGGTTTACTGGAGGAATATGTCAGCAACTTTGGCTGTGAAAACTTTAGCCGCGACTACGAACTGCTCTGGATGCTGGGGCAACTGTATGAAAAGAAAGGACGCATGGAAGAGGCTAAAGAGGCCTATCGTCTGGTGCTGAAAAATACCGATGATCAGGTAGAGTACATTCGTCAATATTACACCAAACTTACAGCCGATGAACAGGACGAATATGTTCCCATAAAATATTATTATGAGCTGGTGGACTATCGCAAACAGGTAGATACCCTGCGCCCTCCGCGAGGCGTGTTTTTGAATATGGGAGAAGCCATTAACTCTGAATATGAAGATTATGGCCCCGCACTCAATATATCTAATGATATGCTGATGTTTTCTTCCAAACGCAACCGCAGAATTATCCGTGGAGAAGAGCTGTTTAATGAAGATATATACTGGTCTGTGCAGGAAGAAGACGGCTGGCGTAATGCAGAGCCGTTTGAAGGTATCAATACAGAATTCAATGAAGGGTCACCCTGTATAAGCAGAGATGGTAAGACACTTTTCTTTGTGCGTTGTGAAGCTCCTGATGGCTATGGCAATTGCGATATTTATGTGGCTGATCTTATTGCAGATGGTACATGGGGCAACATCCGCAATCTGGGCAGTGAAGTGAACAGCCCGGGATGGGATTCTCATCCCTCCTTGTCGCACAGCCAGGATACCCTGTTTTTCGCCTCTGACCGCGAAGGAGGATTCGGCAGCACGGACATATATTACACCGTGAGACAAAAGAACGGTAAATGGTCCAGGGCGCTCAATCTGGGTCCGGTAATCAACACCAGCAAAGCGGAGTTGAGTCCTTTCTATCACCCGGTTTATAACGTGCTTTACTTCAGTTCAAATGGTCACCTGCTGAACTTCGGCAACTTTGACATTTTTAAGGCTTATTATTCCGATGGCCGCTGGACAGAGCCGAAAAATATCGGCCCGCTGGTGAATGGCCCGGGAGAAGAATTTTATTTCACCATTGACTCCGAAGCGCGCAACCTGTTTTATGCCCGCTCCGAACAAAAGGATTTCAAAAATCTTGATCTGTTTTCCTTCCCTCTTCCAATGGAGGCTCAGCCCGCGGCAACTACTGTTTTTGCCGGTTCGCTGCGTGACTCTGCCACGGGGACTCCTTTCAAAGGCATTGTTTCCATTATTGACCTGGATGAGGGTATAGAAGTGGCGCCTAAATTTATTCGCCCCGATGGCACCTTTTCGTTTGATCTCATTGCAGACAATAAGTATCTGCTTGTTATTCAGGGTGATAATTTCTTCCGCATTGAAAAAATCTTTGAGCTGCATAACGATACGGTGATGGATCTGAAAGCTCCGGCTATTAATATGGTAAGAATTGAATTTGAAACCATAGAGTTTGCCCTTAACAGTTGGGAAATACGCCCGGAGATGTATCCGGCACTGAATAAAATCAGAGATTTCATGCTGGACAATCCTGGGTTTAATCTGAAAATATCCGGACATACCGATTCTCAGGGTAATCCGGAAGCCAACAATATTCTGTCGCAGAAGCGGGCCGATGCTATAAAGGAGTATCTGGTGAAAAAAGGCAGTGTGGCCGAGCACCGGATAACGGCTATTGGCTATGGCAGCTCACGCCCGATAGTGAAAGAAGAAAAAACAGATGCTGATCGCAAACTTAACCGCAGGGTAGAGTTTGAAATTATCCGCAGTGACAATAGCAAGCCGGTTGACTGGGGTAAGTTGTAATCTCCTTTCCGCAAATAGTTCGTATCTTCAGCCGTGCGCCTTTCCCTATGGGGTGCTAATTTTTTTTTCTGAAATGTATGCTCCTGGCAGTTTTTCATACACAGGGACATGCTCCTCGTGTTAAAAGGCACCAGTCCGGAGAAGGTAGTTCGCTCTGTACTCTGAGATTATGACAGAAAACAGACCCGTCGGACGCAGCAGGCATCAGCTATTGTATGCCAATGCCTTTGCTACTCATACGGAAATTGTTCCACGACTGTTGTTTAACGATGGCTTTATTCCCCGAGACGGCAGAGCCTGCCGACTCATGAGGGGAAGATGTCTTTCGTGCACCTGCCGGGCGAAGTTGTCTGTGGGTGGTTTGATAGAGAGGAACTGCACTGGTAACGTATGGCTTAAGAGGTGCTGTTTTATGTAATCAAAGGTGTTCGGACTATCAGTGAAAAAATTTCTGAAAAGGTATATTGGTAAGCATAGTGTTCTTCGGTATCCTGGCCGAGCTGTCTGCACGTTTTGTTTTGTACATAAGAGGCGAGCAAACTGGCCGGTTGGACCCCGCATGGTGGAATCTTCGGCTGGTGGATACCCTGCGGGTGCATAACATTTTTTTTACGGATGCAGAAGGCATTTTCCGCACCAGCGCTGATCGCTGGGATGAATCCGGCATTACCATTAATGCGGCCGGTTTCCGTGGCAGAGAGTTCAGGCGTTTCCCTGAAGATTCTTTTTCCAGAAGCATTCTCTTTATTGGCGATTCATTTACCTGGGGATTAAATGCCCGACCTATAGATCAGTGTTTTGTGGATCGCATAGGACGAGAGTCTTCGTTTATTTGTTTTAACGCGGGCATTCCCGGTGCTGATCCTGCGCAGTATGCCCTGATAGCCTCCAGGTATGTACCTGTTCTGAAGCCCGATTATACTGTGGTAACGGTTTATCTCGCCAATGACCTCATGGATGTTCCAAGGAAAATTATTCCCGGGCTGCCCCTGTATTTTCAAACCAATGCCGGATGGCTACCCTCTTTTTTCAGGGGGCGTTATTTCTTAACTGCTGAAGAGTCCTATGCCTTTGCCCGGCAGCAGTTTATACCGGAGCAAACCTGGAAAAAGCTTTTGCTGAAAACAGGCATAGGTACAGCTTTGCTTTCGGTAAGTATGAAAATCAGCGAATACAGAGACTGGGAGAGGCGCACACGAAGTTCTGTTACCAATCAGTATCTGCAGTCTATTAGGGAGGTATGCGCACGGGAAGGCTCCCGTTTGTTTATTTTCATCGTTCCTCCCCGTCAAACGGATGTAAACAGCAGCTTTACGCATAATCCTGATGGGTACATCAAAAAAAAATATCCTGCTCTGACGAAAGGTTTGGAAGAGTATATACATGTTATTCCGGTCAGAAAGGAGCACTACGACTCCGCTGTTGATGGACACTTCAATAATGACGGCCACCGTATTGCTGCCGGATTTATCTTGCTCAGGTTGCTGGATAATTAGCTGCCGACAACTCCTGCTTGATTTGTCTGATGCGCTCTTTTATAGAGATACTGTCCATCTGGAAATCTTTCAGTTTCATGACTTCCAGCAGGCGGAGCACTTCGGGGTGGTGTGAGGTGGTTTTGCCTGTTCTTACGTCAACGTATTTAGTAGTGGTCCACAGCAGGCAGATGAGCTTTTGTTTCGCCTGATCAGTCATGTAATATTCTACCACTACGGTATTGATATCGTAGTAAATCACCCGCGACATGATTTTAACCCATTCCCCGAAGGTTACGGAGCGGATATAGGAGATATTGTGGTTATACACCACCCAGGAGCAGCCAAACCGTTTGTAGATTTCTCCCGGGCTATATCCATACACTTTTGTCACCTGGTCTTCCCGGGCGTTAAAGAAATAATCAAAGTATTTGGCATTGTTCAGATGGCCAAGCGGATCACAATCCTGAAAACGGATTACGGCATCAGATTCTGTTTCTTTCGGGTACGGTTTATTAGGATCGGGCGGGAGCATGTTATTTTGCAACAACAAATTTAGATACATGTAGCAGTTTTGCTCCGGAGTATATTTTAAGGATATATGTGCCGGATGGAAGCTTTGAGATGTCCAAATGGATGTCTTGACGATTTTGCCGGAGAGTTGTGGGCGGAAACTGTTTTATCATAGCACCGTTGGTATCAAATATCTGAAATGTCAGGCTGCCTGAGATTTCCCCCGGTTGAATAGTCAGTATGTTTTTAGCCGGATTGGGCAGCAGAGCAAAGTAAGCGGTAGGGTCACGGTTTACTGATACGGGTTGCCGGTAGATATGACGTGTTCCGCTCAGAGTGTAAAGACTGGCACCCAGGTTGAGTGTGTACACAGGCGTATCTGTCGTTGAGACATAATAAAAATCTGCCTGTACTTTTGCTTCTGTGATATCCAGAATCAGGTAGCCTCGCTGGGTAAAATCTGCATATTGAATATGCGGGTCGTTAGCCTTGACAATGCTGAAAGGCACGTTGCCGAAGGCGCTCTGGCTTGACACCACTGCCGGAGTAATAAACTCCACACCTACTGAGCCATTTCCTGTGGCGTCATCATACAGTTGCACATCCAGCGGCAGGTCATTGGCAAATGAAGCATGTACATCTCCTGTAACCACTATAATGTTATCAATATCATTCTGCATAATGTACTGAAATAATTTTGCGCGTTCGGCAGGGTAGCCGTCCCATTGATCTTCATTCAAAGGTTTTCCAGCCAGCAGGGCAGGAGCCATCATCACTTGCTGGGCGATCACGCGCCAATGAGCCGAAGAAGACGAAAGGCCGTTGATGAGCCAGTTGTATTGTGCATGACCCAGCAGGGTCCGGTTGGTGTCGTTGATGATGGTCATGTTGGAGTCGGCAAAGGGATACTGTTTTTCTCGTCCTTCCAGACGAGTATCCAGCATGAACAGATCAACCAGATTACCATACTGAAATTGGCGGTAAATACGTGTTGGGTGAGCCGAATCCTGCCGGATAGGAATCCATTCAAAATACACCTTTAATGCGGCTGTCTTTAAAGCGGCAAAGCCTGCGCTGTCCGGCCAATGTTCTGAACCGTTTTGCCACGCGTCATTGCTTGTTTCGTGGTCATCCCATACGTTAATCCAGGGAAAGTTTTGCCGTGCTTTAATCAGGCTCAGGTCTTGATGATACTGCCGGTAACGGGTGCGGTAGTCTATCAGGGTAGAGCACCGGTAGGCTGGATCAAAAGGCCGGATGTCATCACTGGACCCATTGCCTTCATAAATATAGTCGCCCAGGTGGATGACGGCATCTAGGTCATTCCGGGCGCTGATGCTTTCGTAGGCATTAAAATATCCCTTGGAATATTTGGCGCAGGTAACCACTGCAAAGCGGATATGGGTTGTTTGTCCAACAGGTGCAGTTTTGGTTCGCCCGCGGATGGAATGGATGCCGCCTGTTTCAAAATCATAGTAATACCACGTGTTGGGCTGCAGCCCGGCCACATCCACCTTTACGGTAAAATCCGTAGAGTTGTCGGTAGTTACCAAGCCGGATTGCACTATCTGTATAAAAGCCGTGTCAGCAGCCACCCTCCAGTTTACTGTTGCCGGTTGAGTAGTGTCTGCAGGTGCCAGCTTGGTCCATATAATTACCTGGTTGGGCAGAGGATCACCGGAGGCTACTCCGTAAACAAACGGTGGTGCAGGAGTCTGAGCAAAAGCCGGTGAGGATATGAGTAGTATAGCTATAGCCCAGGGAGTGAGCGTCTGCTTCATTTATCAAAAAATTTTAGGGGATATGGAAATTACTCCACTTCCACTTCTTCTTTTCGTTTGGATTGTTTTTCGTCCAGTTCTTTACCACCGGTTTGGAGGAGCTTGTCCTTTATCTTTTTTTCAATTTCATCGGCCAGTTCAGGGTTGTCATCCAGCAGTTCTTTTACCTGCTCGCGGCCTTGTCCGAGCTTGGTGCCTTCATAGCTGAGCCACGAGCCGCTTTTCTGAATGATGTCCAGCGCTACACCAAGGTCAATGATTTCTCCGGTGCGCGATATACCTACCCCATAAATAATGTCAAATTCAGCCACACGGAAAGGAGGTGCCAGCTTGTTTTTCACCACTTTCACTTTTACGCGGTTGCCTACAATGTTTTGTTCTTTGTCTTTAATCTGTGCGATTCTGCGTATATCCAGGCGGATAGAACTGTAGAATTTGAGTGCGTTTCCTCCGGTTGTGGTTTCGGGGTTGCCGAACATCACGCCAATTTTTTCGCGTAGCTGGTTGATGAAGATACAGCAACAGCCGGTTTTGCTGATAGAGCCGGTAAGCTTGCGCAGGGCCTGAGACATCAGGCGTGCCTGCAATCCTACTTTGTTATCGCCCATTTCTCCTTCCAGCTCACCCCGGGGAACCAGGGCAGCTACAGAATCAATCACCACTACATCCAGCGCTCCTGAGCGGATGAGATGCTCTGCAATGTCCAGCGCTTGCTCACCATTATCGGGTTGAGAAATCAGCAGGTTGGAGGTGTCCACACCCAGCTTTTCTGCATAGGTTTTGTCAAAGGCATGTTCGGCATCAATAAATGCCGCCAGGCCTCCTTTTCTCTGGGCCTGGGCGATGGCATGAATAGCCAGGGTGGTTTTACCGGATGATTCCGGGCCGTAGATTTCCACTATGCGACCCCGTGGAAAACCTCCAATGCCTAAGGCAACATCCAGGCTGATAGAGCCGCTGGGAATCACTTCCACCTGAATAACTTTATTGTCGCCCAGCTTCATCACTGTGCCTTTGCCGTAGGCCTTTTCCAGTTTATCCACCGTAAGCTGAAGGGCTTTTAATTTTTCTTTGTTGTCTGACATGATGCTATACAGTTTTGATATAGTTGTGTAATGAGTTTAGTTAGCTCAGTAATACTGGTCTGCACAGATACAATATTGCCTTTAAGGTACATTGTTTATGACTGTGTCTGTTCAGGCCTCAAATTACGGATTTCTTTTCTGATTTTTTACGCAGGGAGCGGTAATACTTGCAAACATCTGTTAATCCGCACTTGTCGCATTTGGGATTTCTTGCCGTGCATACATATCGCCCATGCAGGATAAGCCAATGATGAGCAAGGGGGATATCTTTCTCGGCGATATACTTTATCAGTTGTTTTTCTGTTTGCAACGGATTTCTGGCGCTGGTAAGACCGATGCGGTTTGCCACGCGGAATACATGCGTATCCACGGCCAGATTGGGTTGATGAAATAACGTAGAGGTGATTACATGTGCTGTTTTCCTGCCCACACCGGGCAATTTCTGCAACTCCTTTGCATCAGCCGGTACCTCTCCCTGATATTGTTCGGTCAGCATCTTTGCCATAGCAATGAGGTGGCGCGTTTTACTGTTGGGGTAGCTGACGCTTTTGATAAGCGGATAGACATCTTCAAAGCGCGCGCGGGCAAGATCAAAGGGAGTGGGAAACCGCTCAAACAAAGCTGGGGTAACCATATTTACTCTTTTATCCGTGCATTGGGCTGAGAGTATCACGGCAACCAGCAATTCATACGGGTTGGCGTATTTCAGTTCTGTGACAGGGGCAGGATTCGTTTTCCGGAAATAGTTTAAAACGTATTGAAACAATTCGGCTTTGGTCATGGCTTTTGTAATCTTTTCAGCTCCATGGCTTTCTGATGAAATTCCATGGCTTGAGCTTCGTCTCCCAAGTGCTGATATACTCTGGAAATATTTTCATAGGGCTCCGGCCAGTTGGGATTAAAGCGAATGGCCTGTTGATTCACCTCTATGGATTTTTGAAAGTTGCCCAGCCGATAATACAAGTAGCTCAGGTTGGCATAGGTCTCCTTCATGGCAGGGTTCAGTGCGATTACGTTGTTGTAGTGGCGTATGGCCATTTTGTAATCGCCCTTCTGATCTGCTATGAGGGCAATTTTTAATGAAACATCCGGCAGCGTAGAATCAATGGCAGATGCTTTCAGAAAACAGGTGTAGGCATTTTCCAGATCCCGCACGGTCAGATAGGCTCGGCCAAGGTCAACCCATGCATTGAAGAAATCCGGATAAATTTCAAGAGCCCTTTTGAAATGTGTGATGGCGCGGTTGCGCATTTGCGCTGTTTTCGCGGGATCTTTTTCCGTCATGGATGCCTGCATCAGATTGGTGGCAAGAAGGTTGTTAGCCTGAGCTGAATTATGCAAATGGGTAATATCATGTGTCATTAGCGTGATGGGATCTTTCCAGAGCCGGTTGCGCTGAAGCGTGTGTATGGAATATATCAATGTGATGAGTATAAAAATCCATTTTCCTGCTCTGGCAAGAGAAGGCCTTTTGGGGGGAAGCAGCAGGGCAGCCAGCGACAGGGCATAGCCAATGCTGGGCACCAAAAGATAACGATCGCCAAGCAGGCCGGCAATGGGGATCACCAGTCCGGAAAACGGGAAAATAAACAACAGATACAAGAAGATTCCATTGGCAAACCAGGGATGCGCTTTCCGGTAGCGCAAGGCTACCATCAGCAACACCAGGTGAATTAACAATATCAGCCATGGGAGGAAGTGCCCCATGCAGTTGGGCTCTACTACTTTATAGCCGTAGTAATAAGAAAGCGGATATGCAAGGGTTACTAACCTCAGATAGCGCCCCAATACGAGAAGCGATGTCC from Chitinophagales bacterium encodes:
- a CDS encoding FAD-dependent dehydrogenase; protein product: MKKELDIRVDPEMAATAEGLLKACARHSGIPEKDIRHVEVVRRSWDARKGKVRLHLKVRVYVQEDFEKIAPSLPDYPDVSRKEEVLIIGAGPAGLFAALQCIKNGRKPVILERGKDVRARRRDLKALNLKHLVHEDSNYCFGEGGAGTYSDGKLYTRSTKRGDVYSLLRMLVAFGAPESILVDAHPHIGTNKLPAIIENIRNFIIGHGGEIHFNRRVHAFILNGASIHGVRTLQGDTFRASRIILATGHSARDIFRLLHQNRIAIEPKPFALGVRVEHPQTLIDRIQYKCQRNSDLPPASYRIVKQIKGRGVYSFCMCPGGVIAPCATAPEEVVTNGWSPSRRNQPYANSGVVVELRLSDFRQFQSYGPLAAMEFQKAVEHKCWQAAGKTQRVPAQRLSDFVAGRLSSDLPCTSYKPGITSVELSQVLPDFIYHRLVGGFIAFGRAMPGYLSQEAVVHAPESRTSSPVRIPRHPQTLEHIHIHGLFPCGEGSGYAGGIISAALDGQRCAEAACHI
- the yfkH gene encoding hypothetical protein, encoding MNRKIKPLTHYPGVRNLILLLKKVSLPGFDNLPLYDVLVFFRNEIKRDVISVRAKSIAFTFFMALFPGLLFLFTLIPYIPVPNLQANLINLISEMLPAEAFRMLENTLMGVISQQRGELLSISLFTSLFLATNGMMAVMESFDKSYATFIKRSGLKKRWVAFKLTLVLIFVLMISMGAIVAGNRLLRLLLQTFDILTPFNYLLFSTLKWVVILLLLFVSISLIYYYGPAVKKKFRFISPGSTVATLLVIFVSLGFSYFVNNFGQYNRIYGSIGAIIALQIFIYLNSFALLIGFELNAAITISKSIRKHSPLENIQDAGM
- a CDS encoding thioesterase yields the protein MYLNLLLQNNMLPPDPNKPYPKETESDAVIRFQDCDPLGHLNNAKYFDYFFNAREDQVTKVYGYSPGEIYKRFGCSWVVYNHNISYIRSVTFGEWVKIMSRVIYYDINTVVVEYYMTDQAKQKLICLLWTTTKYVDVRTGKTTSHHPEVLRLLEVMKLKDFQMDSISIKERIRQIKQELSAANYPAT
- the phoD gene encoding alkaline phosphatase, encoding MKQTLTPWAIAILLISSPAFAQTPAPPFVYGVASGDPLPNQVIIWTKLAPADTTQPATVNWRVAADTAFIQIVQSGLVTTDNSTDFTVKVDVAGLQPNTWYYYDFETGGIHSIRGRTKTAPVGQTTHIRFAVVTCAKYSKGYFNAYESISARNDLDAVIHLGDYIYEGNGSSDDIRPFDPAYRCSTLIDYRTRYRQYHQDLSLIKARQNFPWINVWDDHETSNDAWQNGSEHWPDSAGFAALKTAALKVYFEWIPIRQDSAHPTRIYRQFQYGNLVDLFMLDTRLEGREKQYPFADSNMTIINDTNRTLLGHAQYNWLINGLSSSSAHWRVIAQQVMMAPALLAGKPLNEDQWDGYPAERAKLFQYIMQNDIDNIIVVTGDVHASFANDLPLDVQLYDDATGNGSVGVEFITPAVVSSQSAFGNVPFSIVKANDPHIQYADFTQRGYLILDITEAKVQADFYYVSTTDTPVYTLNLGASLYTLSGTRHIYRQPVSVNRDPTAYFALLPNPAKNILTIQPGEISGSLTFQIFDTNGAMIKQFPPTTLRQNRQDIHLDISKLPSGTYILKIYSGAKLLHVSKFVVAK
- the recA gene encoding protein RecA — its product is MSDNKEKLKALQLTVDKLEKAYGKGTVMKLGDNKVIQVEVIPSGSISLDVALGIGGFPRGRIVEIYGPESSGKTTLAIHAIAQAQRKGGLAAFIDAEHAFDKTYAEKLGVDTSNLLISQPDNGEQALDIAEHLIRSGALDVVVIDSVAALVPRGELEGEMGDNKVGLQARLMSQALRKLTGSISKTGCCCIFINQLREKIGVMFGNPETTTGGNALKFYSSIRLDIRRIAQIKDKEQNIVGNRVKVKVVKNKLAPPFRVAEFDIIYGVGISRTGEIIDLGVALDIIQKSGSWLSYEGTKLGQGREQVKELLDDNPELADEIEKKIKDKLLQTGGKELDEKQSKRKEEVEVE
- the nth gene encoding endonuclease III — its product is MTKAELFQYVLNYFRKTNPAPVTELKYANPYELLVAVILSAQCTDKRVNMVTPALFERFPTPFDLARARFEDVYPLIKSVSYPNSKTRHLIAMAKMLTEQYQGEVPADAKELQKLPGVGRKTAHVITSTLFHQPNLAVDTHVFRVANRIGLTSARNPLQTEKQLIKYIAEKDIPLAHHWLILHGRYVCTARNPKCDKCGLTDVCKYYRSLRKKSEKKSVI